Below is a window of Thermofilum sp. DNA.
CTAGCATGCTCTTGAATACCCTGGACGATGGACATCACTACAGTTTCCGCCGACTTGTCGCGCATCCTATCGATGAAGTCGGGCATAAGGCTTAGAATTTGGAGTTGGCCGCTCTGAATGTACTTCTCCAGATCCCACCCGAAATCGTACGCTCCTTTCACGAAGTCATCGTACTCCTCGTCGACGAGCAGGTAGATCCCCGGGTCACCCATTTCTATGCCCCTGATCAGGAAGGTTAAGCTGAAGAGCGTTTTCCCCGTACCTGTCTCGCCGGTAACTAGGTAAGTTCTCCCCTTCAGTAGTCCTCCTATGCGCTCGTCAAGCCCCTCGATACCCGTCTTAACGATCTCGTAGCCTCTTCTCTCCTCAATTGAGATCGTCTCAACTTCTGGCAGGTCGGCGGCAGGCGGAGGGCTACCGGTGGAGCCCTTCTTACTAATCATCGTGTCAAG
It encodes the following:
- a CDS encoding ATPase domain-containing protein: MISKKGSTGSPPPAADLPEVETISIEERRGYEIVKTGIEGLDERIGGLLKGRTYLVTGETGTGKTLFSLTFLIRGIEMGDPGIYLLVDEEYDDFVKGAYDFGWDLEKYIQSGQLQILSLMPDFIDRMRDKSAETVVMSIVQGIQEHARRLGAKRLVIDPVAPLIVKEQDVAWTREYIKSLIINIEKKIGTTSIIVSEIPTGSQSLSRFGVEEFLAAGVFVLGLERVGNEFARTLFIRKMRWRPVPPEIYTFNIVKGKGITVVGKLSRSPTSAPAR